The Enhydrobacter sp. sequence GCCCAGCGGCGGATTGAGGAACTCGTCAAACGTTTCGGTCTTTCGGACTATGCCGGGCAGCTGGCTTCGACCCTTCCTCTTGGCATTCGACAGAGGCTGTCGCTCGCGGTTGCGGTCGTCCATGAGCCGGACCTCCTTATTCTCGATGAACCCACCTCGGGCGTCGATCCGATGGCGCGTGACTCGTTCTGGGAACTGCTCATCGATCTATCGCGGAACCAGGGCGTGACGATCTTTGTCTCGACCCATTTCATGAACGAGGCGGCGCGCTGCGATCGGCTTTCGCTGATGGACGAGGGCCGCGTGCTGGCGACGGAGACGCCGGCCGCCCTCGCGCGCAGCCGTGGGGTCCACACTCTGGAGGACGCTTTCATCAGCTATCTCGAGGAAGCAAACCGCAAGTCGGGACGCACGATTCCCGCAGGGCGCGCGGCGCCTCCGTACATAGCCCCGCGGGCCAGAGCGGACGAGCCATCCCGGTCGTTCAGTGTCCGCCGCATGATGGCATATGCGGTACGCGAATCGCTCGAGCTGTTGCGTGACCGAATTCGGCTGGCTTTTGCGCTCGGCGGGACGGCATTTCTTATGCTGCTCTTTGGATTCGGCATCACCACCGACATCAATTCCCTTTCCTTCGCTGCCCTCGACCGCGACAATTCATTCGAGAGCCGGGCTTACCTCGGAGAATTGCGCGGTTCGCCTTACTTCGTCGAGCAACCGGCGCTACGGGACGCCCAGGATCTCCAGGATCGCATCAAGAGCGGGAGGGCCATGGCCACAATAGAGATTCCCCCCGGATTCGGCCGCGACCTGAAGCGTGGCCGGACTGTCCAGGTGGGCGTCTGGATCGACGGTGCCATGCCGTTCCGGGCCGAGACTGTCCGGGGGTATCTCGAGGGAGTCCATCAGCGATATCTCGCCGATACTGCCATTCGCGGCCACGCCACGGGAGGGCCGGCGGGGCCGTCGGCCGATATCTCGGTGAGATTCTCCTACAATCAGGACTTCGACAGCATCTACGCCATGGTGCCGGCGCAGCTTGCGCTCCAGCTTGCCCTCATTCCGGCGATCCTCATGGCGCTCGCCGTCGTGCGCGAGAAGGAGCTCGGCTCGATCGTCAATCTCTACGTGACGCCGGTGACGCGGCTCGAATTCCTTCTCGGCAAGCAGATCCCGTACGTTGCACTTGCCATGTTGAACTTCGTCATCCTGCTCCTCATGGCGGTGCTCGTGTTCGATGTCCCTCTGAAAGGGAGCTTTGCCACTTTGCTGTTGGGCTCTCTCATCTATGTCATCGCCACGACGGCGTACGGCCGACTGATCTCGGCCTTCACCAGAACCCAGATCGCGGCGTTGTTCGGAACGGCCATCCTGACGGTGCTTCCGGCCACCATGTTCTCGGGCATGCTGGTTCCCGTGTCGTCCTTGACCGGTGTCGGCGCAATTCTCGGCCGGCTTTTCCCGATGACGTACTTTCTGCCGATCAGCGTCGGCACCTTCACGAAGGGGCTCGGCCTGGCTGATCTGTCGGCCGATCTCTTGCTGCTCTCGGCCTTCGTTCCGGGATTGACCCTGCTTGGCCTGGCCGTGTTGCGGCGTCAGGAAAGATGAGCCATGCGCTCTGCCTCCACCATCTTCTGGCTGTCCATCAAGGAGGTGCGCAGCTTTCTCCGCGACTGGGTCCTTCTCGCACTGGTCATCTACTCATTTTCGCTGGCCATCATCGCTCAGGCGCAGAGCAGTTCGCAGGAACTCCACAATGCGTCCATCGGCGTTGTCGACGACGATCGCTCCGAGCTATCCCGGCGCATTCTGCGGGCCTTCCTGCCTCCACATTTCAAGACCGCCCAGCCCGTGAACGAACGCGACGTGGGTCGGCTGATGGACGGCGGCCGATTTACCTTCATCGTCGACATTCCGCCCAATTTCGAGCGCGACCTGCTCGCAGGGCGCCGTCCCGTCCTTCAGGTGACGGCGGACGCCACGGCGCTGATGCAGGCAGGCATCGGCCTTGGTTACGCGCAGCAGATCATCGCGGCCGAGATCGCGAGCTTCGTGGGCCGGGACGAAGCCGTACCTGCATCGCCGGTCAGCCTCGTCGTGCGCGTCGCCTTCAATCCCAATGTCACG is a genomic window containing:
- the rbbA gene encoding ribosome-associated ATPase/putative transporter RbbA → MVAAPVARLAGLGHRYGSVAAIEAVTLDLPGAAMVGLIGPDGVGKSTLLGIVAGTKRIQDGIVEVLGGDMRNTNHRDSIRSRIAFMPQGLGRNLYPDLSVRENLEFFGRLFGQARAERAMRMAELLDSTGLAPFADRPARKLSGGMRQKLGLCCSLIHDPDLLILDEPTTGVDPLSRRQFWELIDRLRARRPGMSVIVATAYMEEAERFDWLVAMNAGKVLAQGSPDALRAKAGVATIEEAFIDLLSDEIKASRRVLEIPPRTGYDHDAVIVARDLTRRFGDFTAVDHVSFDIGRGEIFGFVGSNGCGKTTTMKMLTGLLPPSEGMAILLGHPVDGSDMLSRMRVGYMAQSFSLYTELTVRQNLDLHARLFRLPARKAQRRIEELVKRFGLSDYAGQLASTLPLGIRQRLSLAVAVVHEPDLLILDEPTSGVDPMARDSFWELLIDLSRNQGVTIFVSTHFMNEAARCDRLSLMDEGRVLATETPAALARSRGVHTLEDAFISYLEEANRKSGRTIPAGRAAPPYIAPRARADEPSRSFSVRRMMAYAVRESLELLRDRIRLAFALGGTAFLMLLFGFGITTDINSLSFAALDRDNSFESRAYLGELRGSPYFVEQPALRDAQDLQDRIKSGRAMATIEIPPGFGRDLKRGRTVQVGVWIDGAMPFRAETVRGYLEGVHQRYLADTAIRGHATGGPAGPSADISVRFSYNQDFDSIYAMVPAQLALQLALIPAILMALAVVREKELGSIVNLYVTPVTRLEFLLGKQIPYVALAMLNFVILLLMAVLVFDVPLKGSFATLLLGSLIYVIATTAYGRLISAFTRTQIAALFGTAILTVLPATMFSGMLVPVSSLTGVGAILGRLFPMTYFLPISVGTFTKGLGLADLSADLLLLSAFVPGLTLLGLAVLRRQER